Proteins from a genomic interval of Rosa chinensis cultivar Old Blush chromosome 2, RchiOBHm-V2, whole genome shotgun sequence:
- the LOC121051598 gene encoding GDSL esterase/lipase At5g55050-like has product MAKSAMFSLWLNIIVYLGILGLQVSHSQPSVPALYIFGDSTADVGTNNYLPRSRARADFPYNGIDFPQSRPTGRFSNGFNTIDYLAQYLKFYESPPPFLSFSDSNIAKFLIKTKGINFASGGSGLLYSTGQKKYVS; this is encoded by the exons ATGGCCAAGTCTGCAATGTTTTCTCTTTGGCTCAATATTATTGTGTATCTCGGCATACTTGGATTGCAAGTCTCACACTCTCAGCCATCTGTGCCAGCACTTTACATATTTGGTGACTCCACAGCTGATGTTGGAACCAACAATTATTTGCCCCGTTCTAGGGCGCGGGCCGATTTCCCTTATAACGGGATTGATTTTCCTCAATCTAGACCAACTGGGAGATTTAGCAACGGTTTCAACACTATTGATTATCTAG CCCAGTATCTGAAATTCTATGAAAGCCCGCcgccttttctctctttttcggACAGCAATATTGCGAAATTTCTCATCAAGACGAAGGGAATCAATTTTGCTTCAGGAGGGTCAGGACTTCTGTATTCTACAGGACAAAAGAAGTATGTAAGTTAG
- the LOC112190091 gene encoding GDSL esterase/lipase At5g55050 codes for MLQRRVISFGEQVQQFATVRSHISELLGASAVANISKSLFIISVGSNDIFEHFDYNYTSNPIVIGQNYIATLISTYETHLRNLYELGARRFGIISVGAIGCCPCQRNSSRSGDCFEAMNVDAQLFYTALLRLLQKLSSECEGLMYALGDSYKMTKYIIDNPDQSGN; via the exons ATGTTACAGAGAAGGGTGATTTCTTTTGGAGAACAAGTCCAACAATTTGCAACTGTTCGCAGCCATATTTCAGAATTATTGGGTGCGAGTGCAGTCGCTAATATCTCCAAGTCTCTCTTCATCATCAGCGTCGGAAGCAATGACATATTCGAACATTTTGATTATAACTACACTAGTAACCCTATTGTTATTGGGCAAAACTACATCGCCACTCTCATCTCCACCTACGAAACTCATCTAAGG AATTTATATGAGCTAGGAGCCAGAAGATTTGGGATTATTAGTGTTGGGGCAATTGGGTGCTGTCCGTGTCAACGTAATTCGAGTAGATCTGGTGATTGTTTCGAGGCCATGAATGTGGATGCTCAGTTGTTCTACACTGCACTCCTACGTCTCTTGCAAAAGTTGAGTTCAGAGTGTGAGGGGTTGATGTATGCACTTGGAGATTCATACAAAATGACAAAATATATTATCGACAACCCCGATCAGTCTGGTAATTAA